A part of Kineosporia sp. NBRC 101731 genomic DNA contains:
- a CDS encoding nuclear transport factor 2 family protein, whose product MDAVSTYLDAIDAGNKQSVIDIFTADAVVTDDGTTYRGHEEILGWLGGAASEWTTTSTRLGIDRQARTVVALLRVEGNFPGGRVDLRSEFALADDGRITALTIRAVDASDPFDAHR is encoded by the coding sequence ATGGACGCGGTCAGCACCTACCTCGACGCGATCGACGCCGGGAACAAACAATCCGTCATCGACATCTTCACTGCAGACGCCGTGGTCACCGACGACGGCACGACCTACCGGGGCCACGAGGAGATTCTCGGCTGGCTCGGTGGTGCCGCCAGTGAATGGACCACCACGTCCACCCGGCTCGGGATCGACCGCCAGGCCCGCACGGTCGTCGCCCTCCTGCGGGTAGAAGGCAACTTCCCGGGCGGAAGGGTCGATCTGCGCAGTGAGTTCGCTCTGGCGGACGACGGCCGGATCACTGCCCTGACCATCCGGGCGGTTGACGCCTCGGACCCGTTCGACGCCCACCGCTGA
- a CDS encoding nitrilase-related carbon-nitrogen hydrolase, producing MAPLPAADRSFVTAAVVQASAPLFDTPVALARAQELIREAVTDRGADVVVLPEAFLGGYPKGLDFGVTVGSRTPSGRDLFRRYHASAIEVPGPEVDALAALTRELGCHVVVGAVERRGGTLYCVALFLGPGGYLGLHRKLMPTAAERYLWGQGDGSTMPVVDTGTARLGAAICWENYMPLFRTAMYAKGVDLWCAPTVDDREVWQATMRHVALEGRCFVLSAAQYLRRDDLPADLHPVQGEAPDTVLIGGGSVIVSPLGEVLAGPLRDGEGILTAALDLDDIARSRFDFDSIGHYARPDVFSLHVDESARPAVVRK from the coding sequence ATGGCCCCTCTCCCAGCAGCAGACCGTTCGTTCGTGACCGCCGCCGTGGTCCAGGCGTCCGCACCCCTCTTCGACACCCCGGTGGCGCTGGCGCGCGCCCAGGAACTCATCCGTGAGGCCGTGACCGACCGTGGGGCCGACGTGGTCGTGCTTCCGGAAGCGTTCCTCGGCGGGTATCCCAAAGGGCTGGACTTCGGTGTCACGGTCGGCAGCCGGACCCCGTCCGGCCGCGACCTGTTCCGGCGCTACCACGCGTCTGCCATCGAGGTTCCCGGCCCGGAGGTCGATGCGCTGGCCGCCCTCACCCGGGAACTCGGATGCCATGTCGTGGTCGGTGCGGTCGAGCGCCGGGGTGGCACGCTGTACTGCGTCGCGCTGTTCCTCGGCCCCGGCGGATATCTGGGCCTGCACCGGAAACTCATGCCCACCGCGGCCGAGCGCTATCTGTGGGGTCAGGGCGACGGGTCCACCATGCCGGTCGTCGACACCGGCACCGCCCGTCTGGGGGCGGCGATCTGCTGGGAGAACTACATGCCGCTCTTCCGCACGGCGATGTATGCCAAGGGCGTCGACCTGTGGTGCGCCCCGACCGTCGACGACCGTGAGGTCTGGCAGGCCACCATGCGGCACGTGGCCCTGGAGGGTCGCTGCTTCGTGCTCAGTGCGGCCCAGTACCTGCGCCGCGACGACCTGCCGGCCGATCTCCATCCCGTTCAGGGCGAGGCGCCGGACACGGTCCTGATCGGTGGTGGTTCGGTGATCGTCTCCCCGCTCGGCGAGGTCCTGGCCGGGCCCCTGCGCGACGGCGAGGGCATCCTCACCGCCGCGCTGGATCTGGACGACATTGCCCGGTCCCGATTCGATTTCGACAGCATCGGCCACTACGCCCGGCCCGACGTCTTCTCGCTCCACGTCGACGAGTCTGCACGCCCGGCGGTCGTCAGGAAGTGA
- a CDS encoding family 16 glycosylhydrolase, with product MIRASKIQNRRHRGLLVAGAVAAVLTGAGVVQAQAAEAADVLLSYRKPATASTFQDDGACPACTADKVTDQDVTTRWATSSTEGWVDPGWVTIDLGASATVHRVVLQWDAAYAKDYQIQISDDGQNWKPIYSATSAPGHQEDLTGLDGTGRYLRMYGTARSNGYGYSLWDLQVYGTGGDPVKPPEPVADIELPATDLVFSDEFDGTAGSTPDPARWTSDPGTGQNGEQQYYTDNKNATMDGSGNLAIEAREETPPECTGCRYTSGRINTLNTFTFTYGRAEARIKVSGTQGLWPAFWMLGANFPEVGWPRSGEIDVMEHVGKVPDATYSTLHATAYYGGGGYGQPYTVTGSDFADDFHVYAVDWDATKMTFSVDGREFFTADKETVEKTRGPWVYDHPFYLILNNAVGGEWPGAPDSTTRLPQQMLVDYVRVYQ from the coding sequence ATGATCCGCGCGTCCAAGATCCAGAACCGTCGGCACAGAGGCCTTCTGGTGGCGGGTGCCGTCGCGGCCGTCCTGACCGGCGCCGGGGTGGTGCAGGCCCAGGCGGCGGAAGCAGCGGACGTGTTGCTGTCCTACCGGAAACCCGCCACCGCCTCCACCTTCCAGGACGACGGCGCCTGCCCGGCCTGCACCGCCGACAAGGTCACTGATCAGGACGTGACCACGCGCTGGGCGACGAGCTCCACGGAAGGCTGGGTCGACCCGGGCTGGGTCACCATCGACCTGGGCGCGAGCGCCACGGTCCATCGCGTCGTGCTCCAGTGGGATGCCGCCTACGCCAAGGACTATCAGATCCAGATCTCGGACGACGGACAGAACTGGAAGCCGATCTACTCGGCCACCTCCGCCCCCGGCCACCAGGAAGACCTGACCGGCCTGGACGGTACGGGCCGCTACCTGCGGATGTACGGCACCGCCCGGTCCAACGGGTACGGTTACTCCCTGTGGGACCTCCAGGTCTACGGAACCGGTGGCGACCCCGTGAAACCACCGGAACCTGTTGCCGATATCGAACTTCCGGCCACCGACCTGGTGTTCTCCGACGAGTTCGACGGCACGGCCGGTTCTACCCCCGATCCGGCCAGGTGGACGTCCGACCCAGGCACCGGGCAGAACGGCGAGCAGCAGTACTACACGGACAACAAGAACGCGACCATGGACGGCTCCGGAAATCTCGCCATCGAGGCCCGGGAGGAGACCCCGCCCGAGTGCACCGGCTGCCGGTACACCTCGGGCCGGATCAACACCCTGAACACGTTCACCTTCACCTACGGCCGGGCCGAGGCCCGGATCAAGGTGTCCGGGACGCAGGGCCTGTGGCCGGCGTTCTGGATGCTGGGAGCGAACTTCCCGGAGGTCGGCTGGCCCCGCTCGGGCGAGATCGACGTGATGGAACACGTCGGCAAGGTGCCGGACGCGACCTACTCGACGTTGCACGCGACCGCCTACTACGGGGGTGGTGGGTACGGGCAGCCGTACACCGTGACCGGCAGCGACTTCGCCGATGACTTCCACGTCTACGCGGTCGACTGGGACGCAACGAAGATGACCTTCTCCGTCGACGGCCGCGAATTCTTCACCGCAGACAAGGAAACCGTCGAGAAGACGCGCGGCCCCTGGGTCTACGACCACCCGTTCTACCTGATCCTCAACAACGCCGTGGGCGGTGAGTGGCCCGGCGCGCCGGACAGCACCACCCGCCTTCCTCAGCAGATGCTCGTCGATTACGTGCGGGTGTACCAGTAA
- a CDS encoding glycoside hydrolase family 43 protein — translation MEIPVLLSTSRPRRRLLLGATAVLGLLLSFVVFTSLTSTSPARAAGGTFRNPVGTGPDPFMTYFNGNYYLAMTEGDSIKIRRSPSAAGLLRATPIEVWRDSNTSRNKDVWAPEFHQVGDRWYLYYTADDGVDENHRLYVLESDANDPAGSYHFKAKLTPPNRDVFAIDPSLMKHNGKLYLSWSGTNQYQHNGINLAPLSNPWTVSGNAVAINAGGDCAEVREGPAFLYRNGRTWMTYSVCDTGKPDYKLWMTSIAATADPLATANWQQHDGAVFSRSDARGVFSPGHHSFFTSPDGTQDWIVYLAKTTSVNTYSDRTSRIQRISWNSDGSPNLGEPLAIGASQELPAGDPGPSTGWINDDGRSSGVGSLAYSGTWSTGTTCAAQCFWGDDHWSGAAGATATFTFTGTQLALLSVRDVGNGIAAISIDGQAEKRVDFYPSNRIRVGEWMNYLSPKLSSGTHTVKVRVTGDKNAASDGTTISIDRAEVWTN, via the coding sequence ATGGAGATCCCTGTGCTCCTGTCCACGTCCCGCCCCCGGCGGAGGCTGCTCCTCGGGGCCACCGCCGTTCTCGGTCTGCTGTTGTCCTTCGTCGTGTTCACGTCGCTGACCTCGACCTCGCCGGCCCGCGCGGCCGGGGGCACGTTCCGGAACCCGGTGGGTACCGGGCCGGACCCGTTCATGACGTATTTCAACGGTAACTACTACCTGGCCATGACCGAGGGCGACTCGATCAAGATCCGCCGGTCCCCGAGCGCGGCCGGGCTGCTGCGGGCCACGCCGATCGAGGTGTGGCGTGACAGCAACACCTCCCGCAACAAGGATGTCTGGGCGCCGGAGTTCCACCAGGTGGGTGACCGCTGGTACCTCTACTACACGGCCGACGACGGGGTGGACGAGAACCACCGGCTGTACGTACTGGAGTCCGATGCCAATGACCCGGCGGGCTCCTATCACTTCAAGGCGAAGCTGACGCCGCCGAACCGGGACGTGTTCGCCATCGACCCGTCGCTGATGAAGCACAACGGCAAGCTGTACCTGTCCTGGAGCGGCACGAACCAGTACCAGCACAACGGCATCAACCTCGCCCCGCTGTCGAATCCGTGGACGGTCTCCGGCAACGCGGTCGCCATCAATGCCGGCGGCGACTGTGCCGAGGTGCGGGAGGGCCCGGCTTTTCTCTACCGCAACGGCCGCACCTGGATGACGTACTCGGTCTGCGACACCGGAAAGCCGGATTACAAACTGTGGATGACGAGCATCGCCGCCACGGCCGACCCCCTGGCGACGGCCAACTGGCAGCAGCACGACGGTGCCGTGTTCTCCCGATCGGACGCCCGGGGCGTGTTCAGCCCGGGGCACCACAGTTTCTTCACCAGCCCGGACGGCACCCAGGACTGGATCGTTTACCTGGCCAAGACCACCAGCGTGAACACCTACTCCGACCGCACCAGCCGGATCCAGCGGATCAGCTGGAACAGCGACGGCAGCCCGAACCTCGGTGAGCCGCTGGCCATCGGCGCCTCCCAGGAGCTGCCCGCCGGAGATCCAGGACCGTCAACCGGGTGGATCAATGACGACGGACGGTCCAGCGGCGTCGGATCACTCGCCTACAGCGGCACGTGGAGTACCGGAACCACCTGTGCCGCGCAGTGTTTCTGGGGAGACGATCACTGGAGCGGCGCTGCCGGGGCCACGGCGACGTTCACCTTCACCGGCACTCAGCTGGCCCTGCTGTCGGTACGGGACGTCGGCAACGGCATCGCGGCCATCAGCATCGACGGTCAGGCCGAGAAGCGTGTCGACTTCTACCCGTCCAACCGGATCCGGGTCGGGGAGTGGATGAACTACCTCTCGCCGAAGCTGAGCAGCGGCACCCACACCGTGAAGGTGCGCGTGACCGGGGACAAGAACGCCGCCTCCGACGGGACGACGATCAGTATCGACCGGGCTGAGGTCTGGACGAATTGA
- a CDS encoding SDR family oxidoreductase — protein MSSTILITGAGSGFGALTARALADAGHTVYAAMRNTTTRNAERVTEARAYATGHNVDLRTVELDVLSQESADAAIATVLSEAGRLDVVIHNAGHMVTGPTEAFTPDEMIAVYDTNVLGTQRVNRAALPHLRSQRKGLVLWVGSTSTRGGTPPYLAPYFAAKAAMDALAVSYAAELARFNIETSIVVPGAFTSGTNHFATGGHPGDQSVVPAYEEHYAGLMNQVSQRLADLAPADADVSQVADAIVDVVAAEHGERPFRVHVDPSNDGSETVSVLADHIRAQFLTRIGLEDLLHPTA, from the coding sequence ATGAGCAGCACCATCCTCATCACCGGCGCGGGTTCCGGTTTCGGCGCGCTGACCGCCCGGGCCCTGGCCGACGCCGGCCACACCGTCTACGCGGCCATGCGCAACACCACCACGCGCAACGCCGAGCGGGTCACCGAGGCCCGGGCCTACGCCACCGGGCACAACGTCGACCTGCGCACGGTCGAACTCGACGTGCTCTCGCAGGAATCGGCAGACGCCGCGATCGCCACCGTCCTGTCCGAGGCCGGACGGCTCGACGTGGTCATTCACAACGCCGGCCACATGGTCACCGGGCCCACCGAGGCGTTCACCCCCGACGAGATGATCGCGGTCTACGACACCAACGTGCTGGGCACCCAGCGCGTCAACCGGGCCGCGCTGCCCCACCTGCGTTCTCAGCGCAAAGGCCTGGTGCTGTGGGTGGGATCGACCTCCACCAGGGGCGGTACCCCGCCCTACCTGGCCCCGTACTTCGCGGCCAAAGCAGCCATGGATGCCCTGGCCGTCTCCTACGCCGCCGAACTGGCCCGCTTCAACATCGAGACATCGATCGTCGTCCCGGGAGCCTTCACCAGTGGCACCAACCACTTCGCCACTGGTGGCCACCCCGGCGACCAGAGCGTCGTCCCTGCCTATGAAGAGCACTACGCAGGCCTGATGAACCAGGTCTCCCAGCGCCTGGCCGACCTGGCCCCGGCCGACGCCGATGTCTCCCAGGTCGCCGACGCCATCGTCGACGTGGTCGCGGCCGAACACGGCGAGCGCCCGTTCCGCGTCCATGTCGACCCCTCGAACGACGGCTCCGAGACCGTCAGCGTCCTTGCCGACCACATCCGCGCGCAGTTCCTCACCCGCATCGGCCTCGAAGACCTGCTCCACCCCACCGCCTGA
- a CDS encoding epoxide hydrolase family protein, which translates to MTKKTPTDVRPVLAVSSSELDDLRARLRKTRWATSLPVDAWEAGTDVDEVRRLVEYWADGYDWRRHEASINELPHRFADIDGTPVHYLRFDAEREGTLPLVLTNGWPSTFFEMIELAQRLSLPSRFGGGPQDAFTVIVPSLPGFTFSPQRPGGSLPTHELWHRLMHDELGFERYGAHGGDLGAGVTGRLGQAHPEAVVGIHLLSVDTTPRDNLTPEEQTYLEAIATWHAQEGAYNHQQRTRPLTLAQGLGDSPSGLLAWILEKYRAWSDCGGEISSRFSDDFLLTQASLYWFTDTISTSFRPYYESAQVSGAHPLRVEVPTAVAVFPGDLGAPPPRSWVERTYHLTRYTVMPRGGHFAPHEEPALLADDLTGFFGSVKE; encoded by the coding sequence ATGACGAAGAAGACCCCGACCGATGTCCGTCCCGTGCTCGCAGTGAGCTCCTCGGAGCTCGACGACCTGCGAGCGCGCCTGCGGAAGACCCGGTGGGCCACATCCCTCCCGGTGGATGCGTGGGAGGCGGGCACCGACGTCGACGAGGTGCGGCGCCTGGTGGAGTACTGGGCCGACGGCTACGACTGGCGCCGGCACGAGGCCTCCATCAACGAGCTACCGCACCGGTTCGCCGATATTGACGGCACCCCCGTGCACTACCTGCGTTTCGACGCGGAGCGGGAGGGCACCCTGCCGCTGGTGCTCACCAACGGCTGGCCGAGCACATTCTTCGAGATGATCGAACTGGCACAACGACTTTCGTTGCCCTCACGGTTCGGTGGCGGCCCTCAGGACGCCTTCACGGTGATCGTGCCGTCGCTGCCCGGTTTCACCTTCTCGCCCCAGCGCCCGGGCGGGAGCCTGCCCACGCACGAGCTGTGGCACCGGCTCATGCATGACGAGCTGGGTTTCGAGCGGTACGGCGCGCACGGCGGCGACCTCGGCGCGGGCGTCACCGGCCGGCTCGGCCAGGCCCATCCCGAGGCGGTGGTCGGCATTCACCTGCTGAGCGTCGACACCACTCCCCGCGACAACCTCACTCCCGAAGAGCAGACCTACCTGGAGGCGATCGCGACCTGGCACGCGCAGGAGGGCGCCTACAACCACCAGCAGCGCACCCGTCCGCTCACCCTGGCCCAGGGGCTGGGCGATTCCCCCTCGGGCCTGCTCGCCTGGATCCTGGAGAAGTACCGGGCCTGGAGCGACTGCGGCGGTGAGATCTCCAGCCGGTTCAGCGACGACTTCCTGCTCACCCAGGCCTCGCTGTACTGGTTCACCGACACGATATCGACCTCGTTCCGGCCTTACTACGAGAGCGCCCAAGTCTCCGGAGCACATCCGCTACGTGTTGAGGTTCCTACTGCGGTGGCTGTTTTCCCGGGTGATCTCGGCGCCCCGCCGCCGCGTAGCTGGGTGGAGCGCACCTACCACCTGACCCGTTACACGGTCATGCCGCGCGGCGGTCACTTCGCCCCGCACGAAGAGCCGGCACTGCTTGCGGACGATCTGACTGGCTTTTTCGGGTCGGTGAAAGAGTGA
- a CDS encoding CGNR zinc finger domain-containing protein: MNLVMVEQFLNTLDERTFSRHGENHFAADELTSVDALAAWLEAHGLPSPELSDSSLATALTLRAALREVVAGDAPTVGLLGFPLRMAPDESGELRLVADSGVAGLDVIIETVAVAVASGRWSRLKLCASTDCHWAFYDTSRSGGGRWCSMEVCGNRHKTRTYRRRRAE, encoded by the coding sequence GTGAATCTGGTAATGGTCGAGCAGTTCCTCAACACGCTCGACGAGAGAACCTTCAGCCGGCACGGCGAGAACCATTTCGCCGCCGATGAGCTCACCTCGGTCGATGCGCTCGCGGCCTGGCTGGAGGCGCACGGCCTACCCTCGCCGGAACTGAGCGATTCCAGCCTGGCCACAGCCCTCACGCTGAGGGCGGCCCTGCGGGAGGTGGTCGCCGGTGACGCCCCGACGGTCGGGCTCCTGGGATTTCCCCTGCGGATGGCCCCCGACGAGAGCGGAGAGTTGCGTCTCGTCGCGGACAGTGGCGTCGCTGGTCTCGACGTGATCATCGAGACCGTCGCGGTGGCGGTGGCCTCAGGGAGATGGAGCCGTCTGAAACTGTGCGCCTCGACAGACTGCCACTGGGCCTTCTACGACACCTCACGCAGTGGCGGCGGCCGCTGGTGCTCGATGGAAGTGTGCGGCAATCGGCACAAGACGAGGACATATCGCAGGCGCCGGGCGGAGTAG
- a CDS encoding response regulator — protein sequence MNSRLPVVLLVEDDPGDVLMVTEALERSQRPPVLHVAGDGQEALDFLRRGGPDADRPDLILLDLNMPRLDGRQALAAIKGDERFRAIPVVVFTTSDAESDVLASYQRHANAYVTKPMDLDALEAVVDQIGHFYTGVSALLPPQRNG from the coding sequence ATGAATTCAAGGCTCCCGGTCGTGTTGCTGGTCGAGGACGATCCCGGTGACGTTCTGATGGTGACCGAAGCGCTCGAGCGCAGTCAGCGCCCGCCGGTGCTCCACGTGGCCGGCGACGGGCAGGAAGCCCTGGACTTCCTGCGTCGCGGTGGTCCGGACGCCGACCGCCCCGACCTCATCCTGCTCGACCTGAACATGCCCCGTCTCGACGGACGTCAGGCCCTGGCCGCGATCAAGGGTGACGAGAGGTTCCGCGCGATTCCAGTCGTGGTGTTCACCACCTCCGACGCCGAGAGCGACGTGCTGGCCAGCTACCAGCGGCACGCCAACGCCTACGTCACCAAGCCGATGGACCTGGATGCCCTCGAGGCCGTGGTGGACCAGATCGGGCACTTCTACACCGGGGTGAGCGCACTCCTGCCGCCCCAGCGCAACGGCTGA
- a CDS encoding alpha/beta hydrolase — protein MRPHRNGDLRFWRAIEYATVPGFRPLLLDVYRPDTRAAVPAVIFVHGGGWHVGSRASVGPTYADWLPSPLEQLAGKGFAVISVDYRLTGEARFPAQLDDVTAAAAWVRDRTDELGIDPRRIAVWGESAGGHLAALLGLTAEGVAAVVDWYGPSDLARLPTDAAELGISVTDPSAADSREASLLGGRAAEVPELAAQASPVARVHENAPPFLLIHGTADRFVPHRQSERLADALRAQRVDVRLRLLEGADHLWLGSPETARTAFDLTVEFLRERLA, from the coding sequence ATGCGCCCTCACCGCAATGGCGACCTGCGGTTCTGGAGAGCCATCGAGTACGCGACGGTACCCGGGTTCCGGCCGCTCCTGCTGGATGTGTATCGCCCCGACACCCGCGCGGCCGTTCCCGCGGTCATCTTCGTGCACGGTGGCGGCTGGCACGTGGGCAGCCGGGCGTCGGTCGGGCCGACCTATGCCGACTGGTTGCCGTCACCTCTGGAGCAACTGGCGGGCAAGGGTTTTGCGGTGATCTCGGTCGACTACCGGTTGACCGGGGAGGCGCGTTTCCCGGCACAGCTCGACGATGTCACTGCCGCTGCGGCCTGGGTGCGCGATCGCACTGACGAGCTGGGCATCGATCCGCGGCGGATCGCGGTGTGGGGTGAGTCGGCGGGCGGGCACCTGGCTGCCCTGCTCGGGCTCACCGCCGAGGGAGTCGCCGCGGTGGTCGACTGGTACGGTCCCTCCGACCTGGCCCGGTTGCCCACCGACGCGGCCGAACTGGGTATCTCGGTCACCGATCCGTCGGCCGCCGACTCCCGCGAGGCTTCCCTGCTGGGTGGTCGGGCCGCCGAGGTGCCTGAGCTGGCAGCTCAGGCGTCCCCGGTGGCACGGGTGCACGAGAACGCGCCCCCGTTCTTACTGATCCACGGTACGGCAGACCGTTTTGTGCCGCACCGGCAGTCGGAGCGACTGGCCGACGCCCTTCGGGCCCAGCGGGTGGACGTTCGTCTGCGTCTGCTCGAGGGCGCGGATCACCTGTGGCTGGGTTCTCCGGAAACTGCTCGCACTGCTTTCGATCTCACCGTCGAGTTCCTGCGCGAGCGGCTGGCCTGA
- a CDS encoding quercetin 2,3-dioxygenase: MTLEFTQRATGGDPPFTLPGSPVPYFLEAGEGERAHLFDQLFTVLLSGDETEGQFGVFTMEAPRGEAIPVHSHADVHEIFYVLDGKVRVVIEDLDGTRHDKVLTTGDFGYVPAGRKHSFRVESHRARTLGVNTGGFERFFAAAGERTQERVPPAVPLIPSREQLGAAAQQFRNEFHHDVHLHD, from the coding sequence ATGACCCTGGAGTTCACCCAGCGAGCGACCGGCGGGGACCCGCCCTTCACCCTGCCCGGCAGCCCGGTGCCGTACTTCCTCGAAGCCGGTGAGGGCGAGCGCGCCCACCTCTTCGACCAGCTGTTCACGGTGCTGCTGTCGGGTGACGAGACCGAGGGCCAGTTCGGGGTGTTCACCATGGAGGCACCCCGGGGCGAGGCCATTCCCGTGCACTCCCACGCAGACGTCCACGAGATCTTCTACGTGCTGGACGGGAAGGTGCGTGTCGTCATCGAGGACCTGGACGGCACCCGGCACGACAAGGTGCTGACCACCGGCGATTTCGGATACGTGCCGGCGGGGCGCAAACATTCCTTCCGGGTCGAGTCGCACCGGGCCCGCACACTCGGCGTGAACACGGGCGGTTTCGAGCGGTTCTTCGCCGCCGCCGGCGAGCGCACGCAGGAGCGTGTGCCCCCGGCGGTCCCGCTGATCCCGTCCCGTGAACAGCTCGGGGCCGCCGCGCAGCAGTTCCGGAACGAGTTCCACCACGACGTCCACCTCCATGACTGA
- a CDS encoding cation:proton antiporter produces the protein MISDNRLGHTRVAALALAGAAVDDVLAWCLLAWVSALVSVEGRPGDLIQIAVLSFVYVAFMVAVARPVLARFVGHMSDRGYWRALFVVLCAGALLSAYATTWIGIHAIFGAFAFGFITPREPARALAEHVATPLNHIATILLPVFFIVTGLSVDLGSLGGADCLELAAILVVATAGKMIGATVPARLLGLPWREARILGLLMNTRGLTELIILNAALSLGVLDGKLFTMMVIMALFTTALAGPLLPREPGSLPGAAELIPHRTSSGAWGKLGAALTPPSGGQR, from the coding sequence ATCATCAGCGACAACCGCCTCGGGCACACCCGGGTGGCGGCACTGGCACTGGCCGGGGCCGCAGTGGACGACGTGCTCGCCTGGTGTCTGCTGGCGTGGGTCTCGGCGCTGGTGAGCGTGGAGGGCCGGCCCGGCGATCTGATCCAGATCGCCGTTCTGTCGTTCGTCTACGTGGCGTTCATGGTTGCCGTCGCGCGCCCCGTGCTCGCCCGGTTCGTCGGCCACATGAGCGACCGCGGCTACTGGAGGGCACTTTTCGTGGTGCTGTGCGCCGGGGCCCTGCTGTCGGCGTACGCCACCACCTGGATCGGCATCCACGCCATCTTCGGCGCCTTCGCCTTCGGTTTCATCACCCCCCGCGAGCCCGCCCGGGCCCTGGCCGAGCACGTGGCCACCCCGCTGAACCACATCGCGACCATTCTGCTGCCGGTGTTCTTCATCGTCACCGGCCTCAGCGTCGACCTCGGAAGTCTCGGCGGCGCAGACTGTCTGGAACTTGCCGCGATCCTCGTCGTGGCCACGGCCGGCAAGATGATCGGTGCCACGGTACCGGCCCGCCTGCTCGGGCTGCCCTGGCGGGAGGCCCGCATCCTGGGCCTGCTGATGAACACCCGGGGACTGACCGAGCTCATCATCCTCAACGCCGCGCTCAGCCTGGGAGTCCTGGACGGGAAGCTGTTCACCATGATGGTGATCATGGCTCTCTTCACCACAGCCCTGGCCGGGCCACTGCTCCCCCGCGAACCCGGCTCGCTGCCGGGAGCAGCCGAACTGATTCCTCACAGGACATCATCAGGTGCCTGGGGCAAGCTGGGTGCGGCACTGACGCCACCATCGGGAGGACAACGATGA
- a CDS encoding sugar O-acetyltransferase, which produces MSEDDAKVLARIRQGSLYTESEAAFLAPRRRADLIFDYNQTRPGDTDRRRSLLEQILGSVGARTVLLSPFHAGFGSNVHIGDDFFGNVNLTFVDDVEIRIGNGVMIAPGVTLTTTGHPVHPGLRVVFRRFSEPIVLEDKVWIGSNAVVLPGVRIGYGSVIGAGSVVTHDIPPLSVAVGVPCRVMRAITEDDLRRVPD; this is translated from the coding sequence ATGAGCGAAGACGACGCGAAGGTTCTCGCGCGCATCCGGCAGGGATCCCTGTACACCGAGTCAGAGGCCGCGTTTCTCGCTCCCCGGCGACGGGCCGACCTCATCTTCGACTACAACCAGACCAGGCCCGGTGATACCGACCGTCGCCGCAGCCTGCTCGAGCAGATCCTGGGTTCGGTCGGTGCCCGCACCGTTCTGCTGTCGCCCTTTCACGCCGGGTTCGGCAGCAACGTGCACATCGGCGACGACTTCTTCGGCAACGTCAACCTGACCTTCGTGGATGACGTGGAGATCCGCATCGGGAACGGCGTGATGATCGCCCCGGGCGTCACGCTGACCACCACCGGCCACCCCGTGCATCCCGGCCTGCGTGTCGTTTTCCGGCGCTTCTCCGAGCCGATCGTGCTCGAGGACAAGGTCTGGATCGGCAGCAACGCGGTGGTTCTGCCAGGGGTGCGGATCGGGTACGGATCGGTGATCGGTGCGGGCAGCGTGGTCACGCACGACATTCCACCCCTGAGCGTCGCGGTGGGGGTGCCGTGCCGGGTGATGCGAGCAATCACGGAGGACGACCTGCGAAGGGTTCCGGATTAG
- a CDS encoding sugar O-acetyltransferase, translating into MDLTEQFAQMATGGMYDDLTPELLEARTRAVLATNVYNASYGRPSPERESLLKEVVGSAGEGANFEPTFRCEFGRNIHLGARFFANFDCVMLDGAPIVIGDDVLIGPKVGLYTSNHALDLGERIAGGCWARPITIGNGVWIAGGVTVLPGVTIGDGAVIGGGSVVTKDVPAGAVFAGNPGRVLREITENDRTGYTSTR; encoded by the coding sequence GTGGATCTGACCGAGCAGTTCGCACAGATGGCGACCGGCGGGATGTACGACGACCTGACCCCGGAGCTGCTGGAGGCCCGCACCCGGGCGGTGCTGGCGACGAACGTTTACAACGCCTCGTACGGCCGGCCGTCGCCCGAGCGGGAGAGTCTGCTGAAGGAGGTTGTCGGGTCGGCGGGTGAGGGGGCGAACTTCGAGCCGACGTTCCGCTGCGAGTTCGGCCGCAACATCCACCTCGGGGCGCGGTTCTTCGCCAACTTCGACTGCGTGATGCTCGACGGCGCCCCCATCGTGATCGGTGACGACGTGCTGATCGGCCCGAAAGTGGGGCTCTACACCTCCAACCACGCGCTCGACCTGGGGGAGAGGATTGCGGGTGGATGCTGGGCCCGGCCGATCACGATCGGGAACGGGGTCTGGATCGCGGGTGGCGTCACCGTGCTACCGGGCGTGACGATCGGCGACGGCGCGGTCATCGGTGGCGGGTCGGTGGTCACGAAAGACGTTCCGGCAGGAGCGGTCTTCGCCGGCAACCCGGGTCGCGTGCTGCGGGAGATCACCGAGAATGACCGCACGGGGTACACATCGACCCGCTGA